The following proteins come from a genomic window of Prionailurus viverrinus isolate Anna chromosome D1, UM_Priviv_1.0, whole genome shotgun sequence:
- the LOC125176731 gene encoding LOW QUALITY PROTEIN: olfactory receptor 52H1-like (The sequence of the model RefSeq protein was modified relative to this genomic sequence to represent the inferred CDS: substituted 1 base at 1 genomic stop codon) — MXQTTPAMYNLSNDHTGDFTLLGIAGLGQYHVWISIPFCFMYLAAIVGNSILLYLIAVEHSLHAPMFFFLSMLAMTDLILSTTCVPKTLTIFWLGPQKISFPGCLTQLFFLHYSFVLDSAILLAMAFDRYVAICSPLRYTTILTPRTIIKIAVGISFRSFCIILPVVFLLTRLPFCRTRIIPHTYCEHIGVARLACADISVNIWYGFGVPIMTVISDVILIAVSYSLILRAIFRLPSLDTRHKALGTCGSHVCVILMFYTPAFFSILAHRFGHNVSLTFHILFANLYIVIPPALNPIVYGVKTKQIRDKVILLFSTKATE, encoded by the coding sequence ATGTAACAGACCACACCGGCCATGTACAACCTGAGTAACGACCACACAGGTGACTTCACCCTTTTGGGCATCGCTGGCCTCGGGCAGTACCACGTCTGGATCAGCATCCCCTTCTGCTTTATGTATCTCGCGGCCATTGTGGGCAATAGTATCCTTCTCTACCTCATTGCTGTGGAACATAGTCTTCATGCACccatgttctttttcctttccatgcTGGCCATGACAGATCTGATACTGTCTACCACTTGTGTCCCCAAAACCCTTACCATCTTCTGGCTTGGTCCCCAGAAAATCAGTTTTCCTGGTTGTCTGACCCAGTTATTCTTTCTGCACTACAGCTTTGTGCTGGACTCGGCTATACTCTTGGCCATGGCATTTGACCGCTACGTGGCCATCTGCTCTCCCCTGAGGTACACCACTATTCTGACTCCCAGGACCATCATCAAGATTGCAGTGGGCATCTCCTTTCGAAGCTTCTGCATTATCCTGCCAGTTGTATTCTTGCTCACACGCCTGCCTTTCTGCAGGACACGCATCATACCGCACACATACTGTGAGCACATAGGTGTTGCCCGGCTCGCCTGTGCTGACATCTCCGTCAACATCTGGTATGGCTTTGGTGTCCCCATCATGACGGTCATCTCAGATGTGATTCTCATTGCCGTTTCTTACAGCCTCATCCTCCGTGCCATCTTCCGCCTCCCCTCCCTGGATACCCGCCACAAAGCCCTTGGCACGTGTGGTTCCCATGTCTGTGTCATCCTCATGTTTTATACACCCGCCTTTTTCTCCATCCTTGCCCATCGCTTTGGGCACAATGTCTCCCTCACTTTCCACATCCTGTTTGCCAACCTCTACATTGTTATTCCGCCTGCACTCAACCCCATTGTCTATGGAGTGAAGACCAAGCAGATCCGAGATAAGGTCATACTTTTGTTTTCCACCAAGGCTACGGAATGA
- the LOC125176732 gene encoding olfactory receptor 52H1-like: MYNLSNDHTGDFTLLGIAGLGQYHVWISIPFCFMYLVAIVGNSILLYLIAVEHSLHAPMFFFLSMLAMTDLILSTTCVPKTLTIFWLGPQKISFPGCLTQLFFLHYSFVLDSAILLAMAFDRYVAICSPLRYTTILTPRTIAKIIVGISFRSFCVIVPCVFLANRLPFCRTRIIPHTYCEHIGVARLACADISINIWYGFGVPIMTVILDVILIAVSYILILCAVFRLPSQGARHKALGTCASHVCVILMFYIPAFFSILAHRFGRNVSRTFHIIFANLYVVVPPALNPIVYGVKTKQIWDKVIHLLCPQRSQ; the protein is encoded by the coding sequence ATGTACAACCTGAGTAACGACCACACAGGTGACTTCACCCTTTTGGGCATCGCTGGCCTTGGGCAGTACCATGTCTGGATCAGCATCCCCTTCTGCTTTATGTATCTCGTGGCCATTGTGGGCAATAGTATCCTTCTCTACCTCATTGCTGTGGAACATAGTCTTCATGCACccatgttctttttcctttccatgcTGGCCATGACAGATCTGATACTGTCTACCACTTGTGTCCCCAAAACCCTTACCATCTTCTGGCTTGGTCCCCAGAAAATCAGTTTTCCTGGTTGTCTGACCCAGTTATTCTTTCTGCACTACAGCTTTGTGCTGGACTCGGCTATACTCTTGGCCATGGCATTCGACCGCTACGTGGCCATCTGCTCTCCCCTGAGGTACACCACTATTTTGACCCCCAGGACCATTGCCAAAATTATTGTGGGAATCTCCTTCAGAAGCTTCTGTGTTATAGTTCCATGTGTTTTCCTTGCAAATCGTCTACCCTTCTGCAGGACACGCATCATACCGCACACATACTGTGAGCACATAGGTGTTGCCCGGCTCGCCTGTGCTGACATCTCCATCAACATCTGGTATGGCTTTGGTGTTCCCATCATGACGGTGATTTTGGATGTGATCCTAATTGCTGTCTCCTACATCCTGATCCTCTGTGCCGTCTTCCGCCTCCCCTCCCAGGGCGCCCGCCACAAGGCCCTTGGCACGTGTGCTTCCCATGTCTGTGTCATCCTCATGTTCTatataccagcattcttctccatCCTTGCACATCGCTTTGGGCGTAATGTCTCTCGTACCTTTCACATCATCTTTGCCAACCTCTATGTAGTCGTCCCACCTGCACTCAATCCTATCGTCTATGGCGTAAAGACCAAACAGATCTGGGACAAAGTCATCCATCTGCTCTGTCCCCAGAGGTCCCAGTGA